Proteins from a genomic interval of Callospermophilus lateralis isolate mCalLat2 chromosome 1, mCalLat2.hap1, whole genome shotgun sequence:
- the LOC143400992 gene encoding olfactory receptor 7E178-like, which yields MIKDSVKCAYGVMDAAHLFPFSHPVFCQRCPSLKDALNVTAILEFQLLGFSEDPDQQPILFGLFLSMYLVTILGNLLIILAVSSDPHLHTPTYFFLSTLSWADIFFISTTVPRMTVDIMTHSRAISHVGCLTQMSCFIIFGCMDDMLLTVMAYDRFVAICHPVHYLVIMSPRLCGFLVFMSLLFSIFVSQIHILIALELTSFTEVEISNFFCDPAQVLSLSCSVSVFGLIIKDFIGAIYGFFPVSGILFSYCKIVSSILRSPSLGGKYKAFSICGSHLSVVCLFYGTGIGVYLGSAVSSSPKKDVVSSVMYSVVTPMLNPFTYSLRNEDIKSTLRRLYSRTV from the coding sequence ATGATAAAGGATTCAGTTAAATGTGCCTATGGAGTGATGGATGCTGctcatttgtttcctttttcccaCCCTGTTTTCTGTCAAAGGTGTCCCAGCCTTAAGGATGCACTAAATGTAACAGCCATCTTAGAATTCCAACTCTTGGGGTTCTCAGAGGATCCAGACCAGCAGCCAATCCTCTTTGgactgttcctgtccatgtaccTGGTTACTATTCTtgggaacctgctcatcatcctggcGGTCAGCTCTGACCCCCACCTCCACACCCCCACGTACTTCTTCCTCTCCACCCTGTCCTGGGCTGACATATTTTTCATTTCCACCACGGTCCCGAGAATGACTGTGGACATCATGACTCACAGCAGAGCCATCTCCCATGTGGGTTGCCTGACACAGATGTCCTGTTTTATCATTTTTGGATGTATGGATGACATGCTTCTGACTGTGATGGCCTATGACCGTTTTGTGGCCATCTGTCACCCTGTGCACTACTTAGTCATCATGAGTCCTCGCCTCTGCGGCTTCCTAGTTTTTATGTCTTTGTTGTTTAGCATTTTTGTATCCCAGATTCACATTCTGATTGCATTAGAGCTTACCAGCTTCACAGAGGTGGAGATTTCTAATTTCTTCTGTGACCCTGCTCAAGTTCTGAGTCTTTCCTGTTCTGTCAGTGTCTTTGGTCTCATTATCAAGGATTTTATTGGTGCCATCTATGGTTTTTTCCCAGTCTCAGGGATCCTTTTCTCTTACTGTAAAATAGTTTCCTCCATTCTGAGGAGCCCATCCTTGGGTGGGAAGTACAAGGCCTTCTCCATTTGTGGGTCTCACCTGTCAGTTGTTTGCTTATTTTATGGAACAGGAATTGGAGTGTACCTTGGTTCAGCTGTGTCATCCTCCCCCAAGAAAGATGTGGTGTCTTCAGTGATGTACAGTGTGGtcacccccatgctgaaccccttcaCCTACAGCCTGAGGAATGAGGACATTAAAAGTACCCTTAGGCGGCTCTACAGTAGAACAGTCTAA